The segment cggatgcgggacggggcagtgtagcgggagggccagCGTGCCCTCCctcctcctggggagattttacggggggtgtttctggtgggggcgggagggggcgttgtgtaccctcccgccccggaggaaatgagcccggaccacGGTCGGTctcgggggcgtgcgggtggggaacccgttctcaatcgggggcccctctccgtccgcctcgggggggccgggtgactccgggcggagagtggcgtctccctcccacgctgagagtggcgctggcccccgcagggggggtgcagcggagccgagggagtccccctggagggtggccggacacggctcaccgcagcccacagggggactactcggcgggccgcaggcgccctgtttgggcgccattgcacgcggacccggggtgtagccggcaccggaagccggcagAGCGAAACGTTGCGCCCGATCTTCCttgcgggcgggcggggggttgctcctccccgtagcctatcaggagatcgaggcgcggggaatGCAGGctgtacgggctggggggcccggctgccattgcacgcagttcccccgcgatggagccggcaccggatgCGACATTGTTCATTCGTTCTGATACATTCCTGCTTCTTGTTCACTCACTCCTtaccttctttattttccttaatcTTTAACTTTCTTAATGGTTCcatacattcattcattctctCATTTATTCTGATCAATTAAAGTTAATGAATATGAttcattttacttttatttttactttagTTTTGCTCTCTCTGTGATGATGGGTGGTTCTGTCAATTCAAATGCTTTGATTGTGCGTGGTTTTATTATAACCTTGTTATTTAAGTatccttatttatttatttatttaattatttattcagtcTATATACTGGTGTAGTGTTTATTGAACTGCGtactttatatttgatttgattatTGTCGCTtcagttattttattttgatacaTCATTCAATAGTAAGTCctatttgcatttgcattgaTATAATCATTCATCGTTTATCATTTaccatttataatttataatttaacttatGGGCTATTTTGGTAAAGAAATAGAGTATTGTAGCTAATCATTTGTACggttgtattatattttattgagttcacttcttgtattttgtattttgtattctattttagtataattcattttgttttacattatattacgtgacattacattatttacattatttacattatgttGGTTACTACCTTTACTTCATACTTTATGACTTATAACTATTTACCTTATTTAACTCATTCTTTAGTATCTTTAATTGATTACTTCATTGTTCAGttgttcattctttcattctgtcactgttcattcattctgaattgaattgaattgaattaaagtaattgttatgatttagtttattttaacTCATGATGGTACAAAGTtctgtagattgtattaatagatTTATGATTTGTTTCCATAcggttattctttattctatattctatattttaatatatttatatttatatattctaaATTATTATGTCACGTTATCATTGTTAttgatattcattttatttcattatcgctTCTTGATTTGGTTCTTGATTTTCCTGTGCATCCTCGATATTCATTGGACGTTTTGATGTTcttttgatattctttaattcaatttattcatgACGTCTCTCTCTGGTCATAATGCTGCTCTTCCATGACGGTGGGCtgtttctgtaatttaaatttaatagtcATGTCACCAGTATGGGTAATTTCTGTTGTTTTATAGTATGTTGCATTACCTTaccttgtttcctttcttttcttttccttttcagcTGCAATTCAGTTCTCTTATTCAATGTCGTTCCTTTTAACTAGTGCTTGCATCCTAATTTTGACACCGTGGCTTTGGCACATTAGGGTTATATTGCTGAAAATAATTGTCATTTGTCTTTGTTATCTCATCTctgaattttacttttcaatggtttattttactttaccttACTCGTACTTGCTGGTATTCTGCTGTTTCTCTCTTCcttgatttattcattcattcattaactcattcgttattcgttattcattcatttattcattctgaTCAGTTGAGGTTggtgatttgatttgatttatcttaattaattttgctatTCTTCTGTGATGATGAGTGGTTTTGTCTATTCAAATGCTTTCATGGTGCGCGGGTTCTGTTTAATTTcaccattttaaatattagtttaaaatactttacttattgattgattgatttatttattcttacacTATGCAGTAGCATAGTGTTTAACTGAATTACACAgtttacatttgatttgatttatttacgtgttgtttatttccttattttgaAATGTCATGAAATAATTGGTTCTATTTACATTTGCATTGACATGATCACTTATCATCCACCATTTACCATTTAACATATAATTTACTTTGGTAAAGAAATAGAGTATTCAGTTAATAAGCTTTACGGTTATATTTTGAGTCcacttcttgtattttatattctactttattttattatatatcatttgttttacattatattatattacattgtattatattacacTGCGTTGCTTTACcctatattattatattatgcCAGTCGTGGCTTTCACTTCATACTTTATGCTTTCTATTCACTTCTGtctctttaatttctttattaataacttcACTGATCAGTCGTTTATTCTTTCATTCCGTCATTGTTCATTCAttctgaattaattgaattaaagttactgttatgatttagtttaattttatattcatgGTGGTACAAGTGTTgtagattatattaatatatttattccttTTATGCGGTTTCCTTTTATGCGGTTATTCTATATTcaatatacttatattttatattttaattatttatgccgcgttatcactgtttatcactgtttattttattttattatattgtcGCCTCCTTGTTTGTCGCCTGTTATATCCTGGATATTTTGATTCTTTTTGATATTCTTTTGACATATTTGAAGGTGTCTATTCTATGGTTCAGATTATCCATGGTTATATTACTTTGAAATTCACTTCACTGTATCTTTACTGTATCTTCACTGTAtcttattctttattttcttttatatcacGGTATATTATGCTGGTTATTTTGCTTACACATTACACTTTACAGTTTACAGTTTACACTTtacattttccattttccattttctattttcttgattcttattttgatttgatttattttattttattttattttattccgtaaattagtattagttaatactatttaattgTGTGCTTGATTGGTTGTATGAGATTTGCTTGATTACATGCGTCGTTACATGCgttgtttgatttttatttttattctgatcttgatttttgattttcattttcattttgatttatttggttaagtgtcttatgttatttgttttatttagcttatttatttattcggcctctctttccttggcggttgttttcctttattttcggtACTTTTGCACAATTTGTTGTCTGCACCGCGATAATGTGCTAGCGCAGTGTGTCCTGCACTCCGCGCAATCTGCGGGTTTTGTACGgtttgatttatttcataatgTTATTAATCTAGCTTTGTGGTTGGTTCACTTTCTTTTATAGttcatattcatatttatgtttatatttatattcatatgcatattcatatttatatttatatattttatttagtttattcacaaacataaatgatttatataataaatgataatcgtaGCTTTGACTTTGTTTTGAAATTTGCGTGGTCTGAGCGGGCTGAAAGGGAATACGCACCTTGTAGCGAATACTGAGTTTATTCACAAACTATTTACAAAGCGTGGTCAGCGTGTTCACAGATAACACTCGACAAACAGTATATACAATATGTTACACGAACAAAGAAGCGTGGTCTGCGAATTGCTATTTACACTTATAATTACTTTACAATGATTATCAGAAACGAAATTAACGCGTGGGCAATGAGATTGCCTGAGAAGCGTGGTCAGAAACAATTTAAAGCGCGAGGACTGAGTATGACTTGATCAAAAGCGAGAGCAGCGTGTAAACGTGTTCACTCCACGAGAGATCGatcaaaaagaaggaaatcaatcatggcgtcgatcgtgccggttccgcgtggagaagggaccgcgtggacaaagtgggcccgagaggtgttgccgctatcggtaacgacgcaccgacgaaatactttcgttgccaacttcgccgttcggcgcagaattggggaatttcgccaacagacttacttattaataaatttattcttgacTTTGGCCCGTCTCgaagttttatttgttaccTCTTACTTTCAGTATAATTACCTTTACCTTCGCGAATAGTgttgtatatcagacttatctttgatgataggtttgatggtaagtatggattcctaggattgcgcggctgtaCGATGGATGTTTCTGCGGACGGTAACTGTGTTGTaacgggtaactggcgcgcggtaggtaactgctgcgcggcagataattagtctgtggataaccgttacggagcgaacGGCCGAGTATTGTATGGTGGATAGAATATGTGCGGTTGacaatatctctggtgctgcggtcggttggttaccgactggggatagctttacggcttatcttcgggcagcaTTGagtgctttacttattacgatgcgttttgatattgttatctttcgtaggtgccttacttctggttttcatcgctgtgatttattgaaagtttgttgaagtatttccgcttttatttccgcttttcgctttcgaacgtttatatattctgtacaatcagttgattaatttgatgatttggtggttaatttgatggtcgataatcattatggtatggactagggaattcgaacactaggtatctatgttctttatggtttatggtcgcgctctttattttacttcgcccggtttcctatcttagttaacgttgacgttgacatggtcattggtcatctatgatgtgatgtgatacgaagtgttaagtgataagtgtcaattgaactaaattaattaattaattgaattgaatttattgaatttattgaatttattgaattttgaattttctaatttaaattttgtatttattcgtgcggatgtgattgctgtgacagtgcgcgtactaatgtgctacactcggaggtattgtattgcagtgtaattgcagtgtatttgttaatgtggtatcattagctcagttttgtgcattttatgcattctgtgcatttatattacttactattatatattatattatatgctgtattatgttatattatattatgttgtactgttatgttatgttataatattgtattatagtattattattgtattgtattataccatgatcatattgtattattttatttatgttacttatgttattacatccaagctacgttcaatctacattcaattgcgttcagcctgcgttcaatctgtgaccattttaggcattgaatatattatatgttattataatattattattttagactttggattgtgtccagttattcaggtATATTGGTTACCTATGTTAGGccatacttaaccagtattctgtattaaattgtattgtattgcattattattatataatttcctaactttctattccattatattattataattgagtatgTAAATGTACATAGTAATTAACAacggcatatggcatatcgaattgcattgaattaaattacttgatacagattattaatatgtgccTGCTTtatttacctgctgtgattataggtgtggttatatctgtgatgaatatatatgcgattatatttgcggttatatttatttgacttagtttaatgggtcttgtattatggaatttagaagtgttggcgaaattccctacgtacacgcagcgtgacgaagttggcagcgaaaatagttcgttggtgcgtcgttaccgatagcggcagcacctctcgggcccaccttgtccacgcggtcccctctctaCGCCGTAACCGGCGTAATCGACGCCATCAtcgatttccttcttcttgatcgtACGCTTCGAGTGAACGCACGTGTCTCTTGCCCACGCTCACGATACGCATCAAGTTCGACCACGTTGTTAATTTAACAAGTTTTGACCACGCAGTGTCCACGCCTTTACTTGTGTAAAGTTTATGTAGACCACGCGCTATTTATTCATTGACCACGCATCGTCCACGTATTATTATTGTACATTCAGACCACGCGCTGTGATTGTTTCACGTTGTCTTTGTGTTTGTTAAACTGGTTGACTATTTCGACGCGCAATAAACGAGTTGTGTTTGTTGCAAAGTGTGCCTCAATTATTTCTGACCTCGCTGCCCACGTGACCTCGCATACAttttttggtccttcgagccggatacgAGGCACACTCGGTTTCGAAGAAACGTGTAACGGTCGAAGCCGCCATTACGCGTAACGGCCACGCCCGTTCAACGAACCCGCAGTGCAGTTTCGAGTGAGGTGTCAAAGAATTACAGTGACTCTCAAGTTTTGAAACGTTTTCCTTCGTGTAGTGACCACGCAGTGAGTTTCGACGCACAACATGCCGAAATCGCGGGACACCTCACCGGCCTCGCACGACAGCTCGGCCCGCTCCAGCAAGGCGGACGAGGAAACGACCACGGCGCCCCCGCTTCTAGAAGTCCCGGAAGAGACGACTCAGTCCTCGCAGACCACACGCCCACGCTCGCCAGCACGCCTCTCCTCTGAGCTTCAGGTCCGCGCAAAGATGCAAGAGGAACGCCTGGACACGATGCTGTCCATCGTGGAAGATTTGCAGGCATCGACCGCGAAGGAGCCTCTGACCATCATCGCGTCAGAGGTAGAAATTACAAAAACCACCTTGATGGAGATGCATCTTATGTTCCATCAAGAGCATCAAGCCCTCAGCCGTCTGTGGCCGGTGTCGCAGCTCGACCACGGCTATTACAAAACGAAGGTGGCCTCGCAGGAGGAGAAGGTCGTACTGACGGCCCGAAAGCTGATTGCTCAGCTGGAGCATCGACTTGCACCCAGCAcgaccacgcagaccacgaCGCCCACGCAGCCACTTGCAGCCAAAAGATCACGCTTGCCTGAAATTGCACTCCCCAAATTCGAAGGGGAGTACAACAGATGGCAGGCTTTTAAATCTGCCTTCACATCGGTGATAATGGAACGCGACGACCTCGCAGAAGTGGACAAGCTCCACTACCTCAAAGGAGCAGTTTCAGGCAACGCAGCCCACGTCATCGCTCATCTACCCGCTACGAACGAGGCCTTCCAAAAGGCATGGAAGCTCCTCGACGAGCGGTTTGAGAACAAGCGGCTCAATGTCCAGTCCTACATGGACCGGATCTCTGATTTGAAGCCAATGAAGCAGCGAAGGGCCAGTTCGCTGATCAAGATGACGAACATCATCGGCGAATCGCAAGAGGCTTTGACCACGTTCGGGCTCAATGATCCTCACTCCTGCTTCTTACTGAACCACCTCGTCAGGCTGCTCGATTCGGACACGTGAGAACGCTGGGAGTCTTCCTTGAGCGCTCAGACGGACTATCCGACGATGTCGCAGCTCACGACATTCTTGCTGGGACGAGCCCGAACATTGGAACAGCTGGGGCGGGTGGCCGAACAAAAGACGCCGCAGAACACGCAGACCACGTCAGGACGCCCCGCCAGTCGCGACATCCGGCTGGTGCAACAGCGAGCTTCCGTCCACGCAGCCGCCGCAACGCAGTCCACGACAACGACGACCACGTCCTCTGCACGCCCACGCACCTCAGCGCTCTATCCTTGTGCGCTCTGCGCCAAGGATCACTTCTTGACATCGTGCCCTGCATTCAGGGACAAAACCGTGGATGAGCGGATAACTGTGTTGAAGGCTCAGCAGTTGTGCGTGAACTGTTTGGGCCACCATAATCTGAGAAGCTGCCGTACAGCACAACGGTGTAAGCTCTGCAATGAGCAGCACCACACGGCATTACATGGTGGCAACCTCATCAGGGTGTTGGTGCCATTCCCGCAGACCTCGTAGCCCgcgaccgcctccacgtccTCGCAGCCCGCGGCGAAGGCATCACAGACCACGCAAACACAATCAGCACAACATTGAGATGTTGGTGCAGTCGTCGACGCCCACGCAGCCTGCTCAGCCCACGCATTAAAggaccacgcagcccacgcattcagaccacgcagaccacggaccacacttctagcaacagcactcgcaagagtgcacACCGACCTCGCAACGCAGCAAACCACTCGCAGTCACCGTTCAAGCACACGTGCTTACAAAGGTGACCACTTGCTTGCCATCAGAACCACCATCTCAGCCAACGCAGCCATCGCACTTGGAGAAATTGAACCTCGCAGATCCTCAATTTCTCGTCTCAAGACCGGTGGACATCATTCTCGGAGCGGACGCATacgggcaagtcatcaagccaaatattattcggaacacgtcatcaccgttgatcgctcaactCTCGATTTTCGGTTGGCTCATAATcgggcccctcgagggcactcagacaattcgcaggacttctcatcaagtgacagtcaataatactgatcgccaattgagtgagttactcagccgcttctggacgcaggaagagccaccgcaggacacggcacccttgctcacgccagacgagcaagagtgcgaagatcatttCAAGACCACGCATTCAAGAGACTCCGCTGGAAGATACATTGTGCGATTGCCGCTCAAAATTCATCCTCGAGCACTTGGCAATTCTTATCAGAACGCGCACAGTCGCCTTCAACGGACTCTCAGACGATTCAGCAAGGACGCCCAGTACAATcagctgtacaccaagttcatgctcGAGTATGAGCAACTTGGTCATatggtaagactgaacaacgactcaataactagtccgtttcagtactttcttccgcatCATGGCGTTCTGAAATTGGGCAGCACCACCACCGCATTGCGGGTGGTTTTCAATGGCTCCAGTCCAACTTCATCAGGATACTCGCTGAACGATCTTCTACATACTGGTCCAAATCTGATGCTGAatatcgcagatcttctcattTGGATACGAAGATacaaacatctgtttgcaactGACGTCACGAAGATGTACCGACAAATTAAGGTGCATCCAGATGACTGGAGCTTGCAGCAGATACTCTGGCTTGATGACACGCAGAAAGAAACgcagtaccagctgaccacggtcacgtacGGAACGAAAGCTGCACCGTACTTGGCTGTCCGAACACTCTTGCAACTCGCTGATGACGAAGGGTTGAAATATCCCCTTGCCGTGGAACCCATCAAAAATGGCAGGTATGTCGATGACATTTTTGGTGGCGCAGACACCGCAGAACATCTACAGGACGTTGCAAATCAGCTAACGCAGTTGTGTCAAGCGGGTggatttccactcgcaaaatggcattCCACAAGCAAATCGTTGCTAGAAGACCTCGCACCAGAACAGACCAACGCAGCAATTTCATTCGACGACTGCGCAAccaaaattctcggaattaaaTGGATTCCACATCAGGACACGCTGAACTTCTCGACCATATCAGCTACGCAACGCATGCAGTTTACAAAACGCCTCATTCTCTCCGAAGTAGCTCAACTCTTTGATCCactcggttttgttgcacctgtaattatcagagctaaaattcttattcaagAGCTTTGGTTACAGGAACTCAGTTGGGACGAGATTCTGCCACTTCACATCACTCAACGATGGTTATGCATCAGGGAAGATTTAaccagcttggccaagctCTCCATCCCTCGATGGTTCAACACCAAGACCACGTCTACAGTTGAACTTCATGGCTTCGCTGATGCATCAGTCCTCGCGATGGCAGCCGTCGTCTATCTCGTCGTACACGCACCGTCCACGGGTACCCAAGTTTCTCTCGtctgctcgaaaacgcgagtgacaccactcaaaCGTCTAACCATCCCGAGGTTGGAGCTCACAGCAGCGCTGCTACTCTCTAAACTAATACGGCATGTTCACGCTACTTTGAACATGACCGTCTCTCAAACATTTTTGTGGACGGATTCAGAAGTCACGCTTGCTTGGATCAAAacgcacccctccaaatggaaggattacgttcgcaacagggtaatccaGATCCAGGAGATAACGCAGAACTTTCactggaggcatgtaccaggatcatcgaatccagctgactgcgcgtcaagaggcatgacgacAGAACAGCTTCAACAGCACACGCTTTGGTGGACGGGACCACCGTGGATCACGCAACCGCAGAACTCATGGCCCAAGCAGACCAGTGTTGACGCAGACGAGTTGGGCGCCCCAGAAGCTCGTGCTGTCGTCGCACTCCACACGGCAAACgcagtaaaagaatattcatgggaactgatctataaatattcttcctttcACAGACTACTCAGAATCACCGCTCTTtgcctcaaattcgtggacaagctgttcaaacgaaaggacgcttcgcccacgcattctatctcagcagctgatatggaaaggGCCAGAATCTACTGGATCCAGGCCACGCAATCCGCATTTTTCAAGGACGAACTCGCTGCATTCGCCAAGGGAACAACGCTTCCTACCACTCATCCATTCACGAGGCTCACCGCTTACCTCGACCATCAGGGAATCGCCAGGGTGGGCGGACGCCTCCAACATTCAGAACTCTCGCACGATGGCAAACATCCTGTTATTTTGCCTCGTGACTCACGACTCTCTACACTGCTCATCGACCACGCACATCGTCAGACCATGCATGGAGGTACGCAATCCACCCTCGCTTTTCTCAGGCAACGCTACTGGATTCtcggtggacgagctccagtgAAAACGAATATCCTGAGGTGTGTGAAGTgtgctcggcagagggggatccgtgcccatcaactgatgggccaactatctctttgtcgggtcactccatcacgcccgttcacccacacaggggtggactacgcaggaccgctcacgctgaaGACTTGGAAAGGCAGAGGAGCCAAGACGCAGAAAGGGTGGGTTTGTGTATTCGTCTGCTTCGCAACATCAGCTGTTCATTTGGAAGTTGTCACCGACTACTCAGCCGACGCGTTCATCGCAGCCTATCGCAGATTCGCAGCTAGGAGAGGAACTGCAGCCTCCCTCTACTCAGATTGCGGcaccaacttccaaggagcaAACGCGCAGTTGCAAAAACAGTTCAAGGACAGCACACGCGAAAATCAAGACCTTGCAGCTTTACTCGCCAAGGATGGTACGCAGTGGCActtcaaccctcctgccgctCCACACATGGGTGGAAAATGGGAGGCGGTGGTTAAGTCTCTCAAATTCCATCTGAAGAGGAGGATTGGAGATGCTTTGCTGACGTTCGAGGAATCAATAACATTGCTCGCGCAGATCGAAGCCATCCTCAATTCAAGACCGTTGGAACCACTCAGCGATGATTCAGACGACCTCTCAGCCCTCTCACCAGGACATTTCCTGATCGGATCGCCGCTCAACGCAGTGCCAGAGCCCACTCTTCTCGACGTCTCAGTCAACCGATTGTCAAGGTGGCAATTTCTGCAGCAGCGTCTCCAACAATTTTGGAGGCTCTGGTCCACGCAGTATCTTCAACGACTCCAAGCAGTCTCGAAGTGGCATCACCTGTCAAATGAGATCAAGGTAGGCACTCTTGTTCTTATtactgatgaacgcttgcccccAGGAAAATGGCCCATGGCTCGAGTTCTCAAACTCCTACCAGGCAAGGACGGATTAACCAGAGTCGTCGAGctcaagacggccaccacgaCGCTCACGCGGCCCATCGCCAAGCTGGCCATTCTACATCAGCCTTCTCAGGACAACTCGGACACGCAGATcacatcatcgaccagtcgctgatggccggggggaaatgttggcgaaattccctacgtacacgcagcgtgacgaagttggcagcgaaaatagttcgttggtgcgtcgttaccgatagcggcagcacctctcgggcccaccttgtccacgcggtcccctctctaCGCCGTAACCGGCGTAATCGACGCCATCATCGATTTCCTTCTTCTCGATCGTACGCTTCGAGTGAACGCACGTGTCTCTTGCCCACGCTCACGATACGCATCAAGTTCGACCACGTGGTTAATTTAACAAGTTTTGACCACGCAGTGTCCACGCCTTTACTTGTGTAAAGTTTATATAGACCACGCGCTATTTATTCATTGACCACGCATCGTCCACGTATTATTATTGTACATTCAGACCACGCGCTGTGATTGTTTCACGTTGTCTTTGTGTTTGTTAAACTGGTTGACTATTTCGACGCGCAATAAACGAGTTGTGTTTGTTGCAAAGTGTGCCTCAATTATTTCTGACCTCGCTGCCCACGTGAACTCGCATAcaagaagagtctatctggattggatggattaatgagattatatcatatgcgtatattgcgtttataatccctttgcatattttaagggtgggtttgattctgattctggtttcttgtttcttagttcttagctccttagttcctcttgtagtatcatgcattgtttctaagctttcgggggttgtttgggctcccaggcaatgtcaattaattgtagactataagatgtatcatatatcctttagcaatttagatatgaatgacgtgtaacgacattggttta is part of the Osmia bicornis bicornis unplaced genomic scaffold, iOsmBic2.1, whole genome shotgun sequence genome and harbors:
- the LOC123988787 gene encoding uncharacterized protein LOC123988787, whose product is MPKSRDTSPASHDSSARSSKADEETTTAPPLLEVPEETTQSSQTTRPRSPARLSSELQVRAKMQEERLDTMLSIVEDLQASTAKEPLTIIASEVEITKTTLMEMHLMFHQEHQALSRLWPVSQLDHGYYKTKVASQEEKVVLTARKLIAQLEHRLAPSTTTQTTTPTQPLAAKRSRLPEIALPKFEGEYNRWQAFKSAFTSVIMERDDLAEVDKLHYLKGAVSGNAAHVIAHLPATNEAFQKAWKLLDERFENKRLNVQSYMDRISDLKPMKQRRASSLIKMTNIIGESQEALTTFGLNDPHSCFLLNHLVRLLDSDT